In Leguminivora glycinivorella isolate SPB_JAAS2020 chromosome 20, LegGlyc_1.1, whole genome shotgun sequence, the following proteins share a genomic window:
- the LOC125237008 gene encoding GTP cyclohydrolase 1 isoform X4, which produces MTGHENCTFHHDLELDHRPPTREALLPDMASSYRLLLTGLGEDPDRQGLLKTPERAAKAMLFFTKGYDQSLEEVLNEAIFDEDTDEMVVVKDIEMFSMCEHHLVPFYGKVSIGYLPQGKILGLSKLARIVEIYSRRLQVQERLTKQIAIAVTQAVRPAGVAVVIEGVHMCMVMRGVQKINSKTVTSTMLGVFRDDPKTREEFLNLVHSK; this is translated from the exons ATGACAG GACATGAGAACTGCACGTTCCACCACGACCTGGAGCTGGACCACAGGCCCCCCACCCGGGAGGCCCTGCTGCCTGACATGGCCAGTTCTTACAGACTGCTGCTCACAG GTTTAGGAGAAGACCCAGACAGGCAGGGCCTGCTGAAGACCCCCGAGAGAGCCGCCAAAGCTATGCTCTTCTTCACTAAGGGCTACGATCAAAGCCTTGAAG AGGTCCTAAACGAGGCGATTTTCGACGAGGACACAGACGAGATGGTGGTAGTGAAGGACATAGAGATGTTCTCCATGTGTGAGCACCATTTGGTACCGTTCTACGGCAAGGTCTCCATCGGGTACCTGCCGCAAGGGAAGATCCTTGGACTCAGCAAGTTGGCCAG GATAGTGGAGATCTACTCTCGCCGCCTGCAGGTTCAGGAGAGACTGACCAAACAGATCGCTATTGCCGTCACCCAGGCCGTTCGACCGGCGGGCGTTGCCGTCGTCATTGAAGGAGT TCACATGTGTATGGTGATGCGCGGAGTCCAGAAGATCAACAGCAAGACTGTCACCTCCACCATGCTGGGAGTCTTCCGTGACGACCCCAAGACCAGGGAGGAGTTCCTCAACCTCGTGCACTCCAAGTGA
- the LOC125237008 gene encoding GTP cyclohydrolase 1 isoform X2: protein MVNAMSNMNGKDDQPIVPPSSLIRRVSSRSIRNSISEDKENGDSVKSFVSKYKKTPEALKSFHMTDGESELEVPGTPMTPRTSTTPGHENCTFHHDLELDHRPPTREALLPDMASSYRLLLTGLGEDPDRQGLLKTPERAAKAMLFFTKGYDQSLEEVLNEAIFDEDTDEMVVVKDIEMFSMCEHHLVPFYGKVSIGYLPQGKILGLSKLARIVEIYSRRLQVQERLTKQIAIAVTQAVRPAGVAVVIEGVHMCMVMRGVQKINSKTVTSTMLGVFRDDPKTREEFLNLVHSK, encoded by the exons GTTAATGCAATGTCAAATATGAACGGAAAAGACGACCAACCGATCGTCCCCCCCTCATCCCTAATCCGCCGGGTCTCCTCCCGTTCCATCCGAAACTCGATCTCAGAGGATAAAGAGAACGGGGATAGCGTGAAAAGTTTCGTTTCGAAGTACAAGAAGACACCTGAAGCGCTAAAGAGCTTCCATATGACGGATGGCGAGAGTGAACTCGAGGTGCCTGGGACGCCGATGACACCTAGGACTTCTACAACGCCTG GACATGAGAACTGCACGTTCCACCACGACCTGGAGCTGGACCACAGGCCCCCCACCCGGGAGGCCCTGCTGCCTGACATGGCCAGTTCTTACAGACTGCTGCTCACAG GTTTAGGAGAAGACCCAGACAGGCAGGGCCTGCTGAAGACCCCCGAGAGAGCCGCCAAAGCTATGCTCTTCTTCACTAAGGGCTACGATCAAAGCCTTGAAG AGGTCCTAAACGAGGCGATTTTCGACGAGGACACAGACGAGATGGTGGTAGTGAAGGACATAGAGATGTTCTCCATGTGTGAGCACCATTTGGTACCGTTCTACGGCAAGGTCTCCATCGGGTACCTGCCGCAAGGGAAGATCCTTGGACTCAGCAAGTTGGCCAG GATAGTGGAGATCTACTCTCGCCGCCTGCAGGTTCAGGAGAGACTGACCAAACAGATCGCTATTGCCGTCACCCAGGCCGTTCGACCGGCGGGCGTTGCCGTCGTCATTGAAGGAGT TCACATGTGTATGGTGATGCGCGGAGTCCAGAAGATCAACAGCAAGACTGTCACCTCCACCATGCTGGGAGTCTTCCGTGACGACCCCAAGACCAGGGAGGAGTTCCTCAACCTCGTGCACTCCAAGTGA
- the LOC125237008 gene encoding GTP cyclohydrolase 1 isoform X1 — protein sequence MSNMNGKDDQPIVPPSSLIRRVSSRSIRNSISEDKENGDSVKSFVSKYKKTPEALKSFHMTDGESELEVPGTPMTPRTSTTPGHENCTFHHDLELDHRPPTREALLPDMASSYRLLLTGLGEDPDRQGLLKTPERAAKAMLFFTKGYDQSLEEVLNEAIFDEDTDEMVVVKDIEMFSMCEHHLVPFYGKVSIGYLPQGKILGLSKLARIVEIYSRRLQVQERLTKQIAIAVTQAVRPAGVAVVIEGVHMCMVMRGVQKINSKTVTSTMLGVFRDDPKTREEFLNLVHSK from the exons ATGTCAAATATGAACGGAAAAGACGACCAACCGATCGTCCCCCCCTCATCCCTAATCCGCCGGGTCTCCTCCCGTTCCATCCGAAACTCGATCTCAGAGGATAAAGAGAACGGGGATAGCGTGAAAAGTTTCGTTTCGAAGTACAAGAAGACACCTGAAGCGCTAAAGAGCTTCCATATGACGGATGGCGAGAGTGAACTCGAGGTGCCTGGGACGCCGATGACACCTAGGACTTCTACAACGCCTG GACATGAGAACTGCACGTTCCACCACGACCTGGAGCTGGACCACAGGCCCCCCACCCGGGAGGCCCTGCTGCCTGACATGGCCAGTTCTTACAGACTGCTGCTCACAG GTTTAGGAGAAGACCCAGACAGGCAGGGCCTGCTGAAGACCCCCGAGAGAGCCGCCAAAGCTATGCTCTTCTTCACTAAGGGCTACGATCAAAGCCTTGAAG AGGTCCTAAACGAGGCGATTTTCGACGAGGACACAGACGAGATGGTGGTAGTGAAGGACATAGAGATGTTCTCCATGTGTGAGCACCATTTGGTACCGTTCTACGGCAAGGTCTCCATCGGGTACCTGCCGCAAGGGAAGATCCTTGGACTCAGCAAGTTGGCCAG GATAGTGGAGATCTACTCTCGCCGCCTGCAGGTTCAGGAGAGACTGACCAAACAGATCGCTATTGCCGTCACCCAGGCCGTTCGACCGGCGGGCGTTGCCGTCGTCATTGAAGGAGT TCACATGTGTATGGTGATGCGCGGAGTCCAGAAGATCAACAGCAAGACTGTCACCTCCACCATGCTGGGAGTCTTCCGTGACGACCCCAAGACCAGGGAGGAGTTCCTCAACCTCGTGCACTCCAAGTGA